The Sinomonas sp. P10A9 genome includes a window with the following:
- a CDS encoding IclR family transcriptional regulator, whose product MPEPTRDSIISRVVRILSCFDRSTAALSLSSLARRSGLPLTTAHRITDELLRHGLLERDSAGDLRPGLRMWELANRASHALTLREACLPFMEDVQAAVHHHVTLAVLDRGSALYVERLSAPESPLAAANIAQRMPLHASSSGLVLLAFSEAAVQARALAGPLEKVTPETVTDPAALRRTLADIRQKGFAAPPGIGRTEWIGVAVPVFGSERTAEGPVIAAALNAILPRTEADLVPRVVVALTTAAHGATRALRGTIGQPATP is encoded by the coding sequence ATGCCCGAACCCACACGTGATTCCATCATCAGCAGGGTGGTGCGGATCCTCAGCTGCTTCGACCGCAGCACGGCGGCCCTGAGCCTGAGCAGCCTCGCCCGCCGCTCAGGGCTGCCGCTCACCACCGCGCACCGAATCACGGACGAGCTCCTGCGCCACGGGCTGCTCGAGCGCGACTCCGCGGGCGACCTCCGGCCCGGCCTGCGCATGTGGGAACTCGCGAACCGCGCGTCCCACGCGCTCACGCTCCGCGAGGCCTGCCTGCCCTTCATGGAGGACGTCCAGGCGGCGGTCCACCACCACGTCACCCTTGCCGTGCTCGACCGCGGCAGCGCTCTCTACGTCGAGCGGCTCTCCGCGCCCGAATCGCCGCTCGCGGCCGCGAACATCGCCCAGCGCATGCCGCTGCACGCCTCCTCGAGCGGCCTCGTCCTGCTTGCGTTCTCCGAGGCCGCCGTGCAGGCCCGAGCCCTGGCCGGGCCCCTCGAGAAGGTCACGCCGGAGACCGTCACCGACCCCGCCGCGCTCCGCCGGACCCTCGCCGACATCCGCCAGAAGGGCTTCGCGGCTCCCCCGGGCATCGGTCGGACCGAGTGGATCGGCGTGGCCGTTCCCGTCTTCGGGTCCGAGAGGACGGCCGAGGGACCGGTCATCGCGGCGGCCCTCAACGCGATCCTCCCCCGCACCGAGGCCGACCTCGTCCCGCGGGTAGTCGTCGCACTCACGACGGCGGCCCACGGCGCCACCCGAGCCCTCCGCGGCACGATCGGCCAGCCCGCGACCCCCTAA
- a CDS encoding ABC transporter ATP-binding protein codes for MSENSKPAAEGTAEVVEDEYTPTEADGGAFGSMPAKKAKNFGPSALRLMGLLKPERALMAVVVLFILVSVVLTVIAPKILGQAMDVIFSGAIGKQMPAGVTKDQIIEGLRAQGQNNFADMLAGMNLVPGQGIDFSRLTFLISIVLLMYSVAAVFMWAQGYLLNRLVMRVIYRLRQDIESKINRLPLGYFDTRQRGDVLSRVTNDVDNVQQALQQAFSQLLSSLLQVLGIVVMMFIVSWQLALIALIALPLSGVVAGVIGSRSQKMFQSQWKNTGLLNGQIEESFSGHDLATVFGRQEDMVRRFDQKNEELYRASFDAQFVSGMIFPVMNWVSYLAYVGIAVVGGLRVAAGQMSLGDATAFIQYSREFTQPLGQIAGMANMLQSGVASAERTFELLDAEEEEPETATAHLPEVTDGHVDFEHVSFSYSEDNPLIEDLSLTAEPGHTVAIVGPTGAGKTTLVNLVMRFYEIQSGRILLDGVDIRDLSRAELRSKVGMVLQDAWLSGGTIYDNIRYGNLDATEEEVLTAAKATYVDRFVRALPDGYQTVIDEEGTNVSAGEKQLITIARAFVSNPSLLILDEATSSVDTRTELLVQKAMAALRTDRTSFVIAHRLSTIRDADTILVMEAGKIVEQGRHEELIERGGAYHRLYMSQFAGGIDFEAEAAAASAGGTRQT; via the coding sequence ATGAGCGAGAACAGCAAGCCGGCCGCGGAGGGCACGGCCGAGGTCGTCGAGGACGAGTACACCCCGACTGAGGCGGATGGCGGGGCCTTCGGCTCAATGCCTGCCAAGAAGGCCAAGAACTTCGGCCCGAGTGCCCTGCGCCTCATGGGGCTGCTGAAGCCCGAGCGGGCGCTCATGGCCGTCGTCGTGCTCTTCATCCTCGTGTCCGTGGTGCTCACGGTGATCGCCCCGAAGATCCTCGGCCAGGCCATGGACGTCATCTTCTCCGGCGCCATCGGCAAGCAGATGCCGGCGGGCGTCACGAAGGACCAGATCATCGAGGGCCTGCGAGCCCAGGGCCAGAACAACTTCGCAGACATGCTCGCAGGCATGAACCTGGTGCCCGGCCAGGGCATCGACTTCTCGCGCCTGACGTTCCTCATCTCCATCGTGCTGCTCATGTACTCGGTCGCGGCCGTGTTCATGTGGGCCCAGGGCTACCTGCTCAACCGTCTCGTGATGCGGGTCATCTACCGCCTGCGCCAGGACATCGAGTCGAAGATCAATCGGCTGCCGCTCGGGTACTTCGACACCCGCCAGCGCGGCGACGTGCTCTCACGCGTCACGAATGATGTGGACAACGTCCAGCAGGCGCTCCAGCAGGCATTCTCGCAGCTGCTCTCCTCGCTCCTGCAGGTGCTCGGCATCGTCGTGATGATGTTCATCGTGTCGTGGCAGCTCGCGCTGATCGCGCTCATCGCGCTGCCGCTCTCCGGCGTCGTGGCCGGCGTGATCGGTTCGCGCAGCCAGAAGATGTTCCAGTCGCAGTGGAAGAACACGGGCCTGCTCAACGGGCAGATCGAGGAGTCGTTCTCGGGGCATGACCTCGCGACGGTGTTCGGGCGCCAGGAGGACATGGTCCGACGGTTCGACCAGAAGAACGAGGAGCTGTACCGCGCCTCGTTCGATGCCCAATTCGTCTCCGGCATGATCTTCCCGGTCATGAACTGGGTGAGCTACCTCGCCTACGTGGGAATCGCGGTGGTGGGAGGCCTGCGGGTCGCCGCCGGCCAGATGAGCCTCGGCGACGCGACCGCGTTCATCCAGTACTCGCGCGAATTCACGCAGCCGCTCGGGCAGATCGCCGGCATGGCCAACATGCTCCAGTCCGGGGTGGCCTCGGCCGAGCGCACGTTCGAGCTGCTCGACGCCGAGGAGGAGGAGCCCGAGACAGCCACAGCCCACCTGCCGGAGGTCACCGACGGCCACGTCGACTTCGAGCACGTCTCGTTCTCCTACTCGGAGGACAATCCGCTCATCGAGGACCTCTCCCTCACCGCCGAACCGGGCCATACGGTCGCGATCGTGGGCCCGACGGGCGCCGGCAAGACGACTCTCGTGAACCTCGTGATGCGGTTCTACGAGATCCAGTCCGGGCGGATCCTTCTCGACGGCGTTGACATCCGTGACCTGTCCCGCGCGGAGCTCCGCTCGAAGGTCGGCATGGTGCTCCAGGACGCTTGGCTTTCCGGGGGCACGATCTACGACAACATCCGGTACGGCAACCTCGACGCCACCGAGGAGGAGGTCCTGACGGCCGCCAAGGCCACCTACGTGGACCGCTTCGTACGGGCGTTGCCGGACGGGTACCAGACGGTCATCGACGAGGAGGGGACCAACGTCTCCGCGGGCGAGAAGCAGCTCATCACGATCGCCCGGGCGTTCGTCTCGAACCCGTCACTCCTCATCCTCGACGAAGCGACCTCGTCCGTGGACACCCGCACCGAGCTGCTCGTGCAGAAGGCCATGGCCGCGCTGCGGACGGACCGCACCTCGTTCGTGATCGCGCACCGGCTCTCCACGATCCGGGACGCGGACACGATCCTGGTCATGGAGGCAGGCAAGATCGTCGAGCAGGGCCGGCATGAGGAGCTCATTGAGCGCGGCGGCGCCTACCACAGGCTCTACATGAGCCAGTTCGCCGGCGGGATCGACTTCGAGGCGGAGGCCGCGGCGGCCTCGGCCGGGGGAACGCGCCAGACGTAG
- a CDS encoding SDR family NAD(P)-dependent oxidoreductase, which produces MSEAFAGRVAVVTGAASGIGEATARLLAGRGAAVVIGDVAEGADDVARSLRDAGHRALWVRTDVTDEDSVAALMDRAATEFGSLDVLVANAGIAEPKAPLHELDVAAWRRVVEIDLTGVALCGKHALRHMVAAGSGAIVNVSSILGTVGQRNSSSYSAAKAAVANLTRSTAVTYAASGIRVNAVAPGYADTPLVAGLPEDVRGGIAASQPIGRLARPEEIAEAIAFLASDAASFVVGTILAVDGGYTAV; this is translated from the coding sequence GTGAGCGAGGCATTCGCCGGCCGGGTGGCGGTGGTGACCGGCGCGGCGTCGGGCATCGGGGAGGCGACCGCGAGGCTGCTCGCCGGGCGCGGCGCCGCCGTGGTGATCGGGGACGTCGCGGAGGGGGCGGACGACGTCGCGCGCTCCCTCCGCGACGCCGGTCACCGCGCGCTGTGGGTACGCACTGACGTGACGGACGAGGACTCGGTCGCTGCGCTCATGGACCGCGCGGCCACCGAGTTCGGCTCGCTCGACGTGCTCGTGGCCAACGCCGGCATCGCCGAGCCGAAGGCGCCCCTGCACGAACTCGATGTCGCAGCGTGGCGGCGCGTCGTTGAGATCGACCTCACCGGCGTTGCCCTGTGCGGCAAGCACGCCCTGCGGCACATGGTCGCTGCCGGGTCCGGGGCGATCGTCAACGTGTCCTCGATCCTCGGCACCGTGGGGCAGCGCAACAGTTCCTCGTACTCCGCCGCCAAGGCGGCCGTCGCGAACCTGACGCGGTCCACCGCCGTGACGTACGCGGCGAGCGGGATCCGAGTCAACGCCGTCGCACCCGGGTACGCGGACACGCCCCTCGTCGCCGGCCTGCCCGAGGACGTGCGCGGCGGCATCGCCGCGAGCCAGCCGATCGGACGGCTCGCCCGGCCCGAGGAGATCGCCGAGGCCATCGCGTTCCTCGCCTCGGACGCGGCCTCCTTCGTCGTGGGCACGATCCTCGCCGTAGACGGCGGCTACACTGCCGTCTAG
- a CDS encoding NAD(P)/FAD-dependent oxidoreductase yields the protein MRENIQTASPAVVIVGSGHAGVGVAAGLRSRGWEGRIVLIDAEGQLPYERPPLSKDLLVPGAPAEPVPMRKESWFESRGIERVHGTAASIDRGRREVRLADGRALHYVKLILATGSTPRRLTVPGADLDGVLMLKTLPDARRLAAELAPSSDTAQDAARHVVVIGAGYIGLEVAAAAAKHGCRVTVLEFQDRVMSRVTSEPVSRFFEGLHGRAGTEFRFGAAVTALEGTRSPDGAGRVEWVVTADGARHRADVVVAGIGVIPEQGLAADAGLEASDGILVDAGGRTSDPDIYAAGDATRFASLYDGASQRLECIQNARAQAEAIAADITGQAPPAPEVPWFWTVQHGVRLQTAGVRHPDDDVLLRGDPANGKFSVIYLRGGRVAAVDTVGSLADFNAGKKLVAQRATIDPSLAADPSLPLDQAIAPLEPAAL from the coding sequence ATGCGTGAGAACATCCAGACCGCCAGTCCCGCCGTGGTCATCGTCGGATCCGGCCACGCGGGCGTCGGCGTCGCCGCCGGTCTGCGGTCACGGGGCTGGGAGGGCAGGATCGTCCTGATCGACGCCGAGGGGCAGCTTCCGTACGAGCGGCCGCCGCTCTCGAAGGACCTCCTGGTGCCGGGCGCCCCGGCCGAGCCCGTGCCTATGCGCAAGGAGTCCTGGTTCGAGTCCCGCGGGATCGAACGCGTCCACGGAACCGCCGCCTCGATCGACCGCGGTCGCCGTGAGGTGCGGCTCGCGGATGGCCGGGCCCTGCACTACGTGAAGCTCATCCTCGCGACCGGCTCAACGCCCCGGCGCCTCACCGTCCCGGGCGCGGACCTCGACGGCGTCCTGATGCTCAAGACGCTCCCCGACGCCCGCCGCCTCGCGGCCGAGCTCGCCCCATCGTCCGACACTGCCCAGGACGCGGCGCGCCACGTCGTCGTCATCGGTGCGGGGTACATCGGGCTCGAGGTCGCGGCCGCGGCGGCCAAGCACGGCTGCCGAGTGACCGTGCTCGAGTTCCAGGACCGGGTCATGAGCCGTGTGACGAGCGAGCCCGTCTCGCGCTTCTTCGAGGGCCTGCACGGGCGCGCCGGCACCGAGTTCCGCTTCGGTGCCGCCGTCACGGCGCTCGAAGGGACCCGCTCCCCGGACGGCGCCGGGCGCGTCGAGTGGGTCGTGACGGCCGACGGCGCGCGGCACCGTGCCGACGTCGTCGTCGCCGGGATCGGGGTGATCCCCGAGCAGGGTCTCGCGGCCGACGCCGGACTCGAGGCGTCCGACGGGATCCTCGTCGACGCCGGCGGACGCACCTCCGACCCAGATATCTACGCGGCCGGCGACGCGACGCGGTTCGCGAGCCTGTACGACGGCGCGAGCCAGCGCCTCGAATGCATCCAGAACGCGCGGGCCCAGGCCGAGGCCATTGCCGCTGACATCACCGGGCAGGCGCCGCCCGCGCCCGAGGTGCCGTGGTTCTGGACCGTCCAGCACGGGGTCCGGCTGCAGACGGCCGGCGTCCGGCATCCCGACGACGACGTTCTCCTGCGTGGCGACCCGGCCAACGGGAAGTTCTCCGTCATCTACCTGCGCGGCGGCCGGGTCGCCGCGGTCGACACGGTCGGCTCACTCGCCGACTTCAACGCGGGCAAGAAGCTCGTCGCCCAGCGCGCCACGATCGACCCGAGCCTCGCCGCCGACCCGTCCCTCCCGCTCGACCAAGCCATCGCTCCCCTTGAGCCCGCCGCGCTCTGA
- a CDS encoding 2Fe-2S iron-sulfur cluster-binding protein yields MPTTIIAVDRDGTRHSLVWDEDQTLMETLRDNDLPVLASCGGTASCATCHVYLEEPVAARLGERSADEAELLADAEGFRECGSRLSCQIGHDAAHDGILVELAPEG; encoded by the coding sequence ATGCCCACGACCATCATCGCCGTCGACCGCGACGGCACCCGCCACTCGCTCGTCTGGGACGAGGACCAGACCCTCATGGAGACCCTACGCGACAACGACCTGCCTGTGCTCGCCTCGTGCGGCGGAACGGCGTCGTGCGCGACGTGCCATGTGTACCTCGAGGAGCCCGTCGCCGCGCGCCTCGGCGAGCGCAGCGCCGACGAGGCCGAGCTCTTGGCCGACGCGGAGGGGTTCCGCGAATGCGGCTCGCGCCTCTCGTGCCAGATCGGACACGACGCCGCGCACGATGGCATCCTCGTGGAGCTCGCCCCCGAGGGCTGA
- a CDS encoding cytochrome P450, translating into MTLTCPFTGVTADAAGDAPSPGAETAVVRLATPELPPYSHELDWPEGLEPFKVVDDGSQGDPYAHYRWMLENAPVLRAASPVSDVWFISRFDDVRKALRAPKVFSSEVVRPVPLTFLTLIDAPDHSRLRQIVAKAFTPKAINLFEDRIRETAGKLLDELIARGGGDVVEEYAIPLSMSTISALLDVPAEDFDKMKFWSDETFSYFGRLARNAPGTGTDEESANAFFAYLKDTMERLYAEGNESVGGHIARMWKEGQLSEKEAKELCAFVFIAGHDTTTILLANAFRVFTEQPGLLDRIQANPADADAFVEELARYRGTVQRVSRITTEEVEVAGVTLPKGAIVRLMPAAANHDAAKYPNPDEFDIDRDTNGHLGFGHGVHACLGAPLARLETRITTEILGRRLAHIALDPAHEIEYVRGNNLTNSGPERLVVTVEARNGTSQNTASQSTGSQNTASQDTTSQNTAEVRHA; encoded by the coding sequence ATGACCCTCACCTGCCCGTTCACCGGAGTGACGGCCGATGCCGCCGGTGACGCTCCCAGCCCAGGCGCGGAGACCGCCGTCGTGCGCCTGGCAACGCCCGAGCTGCCGCCCTACTCCCACGAGCTCGACTGGCCCGAAGGCCTCGAGCCGTTCAAGGTTGTCGACGACGGCAGCCAGGGTGACCCGTACGCCCACTACCGCTGGATGCTCGAGAACGCTCCGGTGCTGCGGGCGGCGTCGCCCGTCTCGGACGTGTGGTTCATCTCCCGGTTCGACGACGTCCGCAAGGCGCTTCGGGCGCCGAAGGTCTTCTCCTCGGAGGTCGTCAGGCCGGTCCCCCTCACGTTCCTGACGCTCATCGACGCCCCGGACCACTCGCGCCTGCGCCAGATCGTCGCGAAGGCGTTCACCCCCAAGGCCATCAACCTCTTCGAGGATCGGATCCGCGAGACCGCCGGGAAGCTCCTCGACGAGCTCATCGCACGCGGCGGGGGCGACGTCGTCGAGGAGTACGCGATCCCCCTGAGCATGTCCACGATCAGCGCCCTGCTCGATGTCCCGGCAGAGGACTTCGACAAGATGAAGTTCTGGTCCGACGAGACCTTCAGCTACTTCGGCCGTCTGGCCCGCAACGCGCCGGGCACAGGCACCGACGAGGAGAGCGCCAACGCCTTCTTCGCGTACCTCAAGGACACGATGGAGCGCCTCTACGCGGAGGGCAACGAGTCCGTGGGCGGGCACATCGCGCGCATGTGGAAGGAGGGGCAGCTCTCCGAGAAGGAGGCCAAGGAGCTGTGCGCGTTCGTGTTCATCGCCGGGCACGACACGACGACGATCCTGCTCGCCAACGCGTTCCGCGTGTTCACGGAGCAGCCGGGGCTCCTGGACCGGATCCAGGCAAACCCAGCGGACGCGGACGCTTTCGTCGAGGAACTCGCGCGGTACCGGGGAACGGTCCAGCGCGTCTCGCGGATCACGACCGAGGAGGTCGAGGTCGCGGGGGTGACCCTGCCGAAGGGCGCGATCGTGCGGCTCATGCCCGCTGCCGCGAACCACGATGCGGCGAAGTACCCCAACCCCGACGAGTTCGATATCGACCGCGACACCAATGGACACCTCGGCTTCGGCCACGGCGTGCACGCGTGCCTCGGCGCGCCGCTCGCGCGGCTCGAGACGCGGATCACCACCGAAATCCTGGGCCGCCGCCTCGCTCACATCGCCCTGGACCCCGCCCACGAGATCGAGTACGTGCGCGGCAACAATCTGACCAACTCCGGGCCCGAGCGCCTCGTTGTGACCGTCGAAGCCCGCAACGGCACAAGCCAGAACACTGCAAGCCAGAGCACTGGAAGCCAGAACACGGCAAGCCAGGACACTACAAGCCAGAACACCGCGGAGGTCCGCCATGCGTGA
- a CDS encoding SDR family oxidoreductase translates to MTPVSDRVAGKVALISGAARGMGASHAQVLAEHGASVVIADLLDDEGRTLAEKINAESNTGIGRDVALFVHLDVTDYESWQRAVNAAVERFGTLDVLVNNAGIFTRGSVEDADVDEWRRTIEIDLTGNFLGMKAAVPAMKASGGSIINISSIAGLVGFKNRAAYAAAKWGVQGLTKTSAMDLGPYNIRVNSVHPGSVKTPMTAGLARGFGQIPLGRDAETQEISDLILFLASDESSFMTGANLAIDGGETAGNNLRQDA, encoded by the coding sequence ATGACCCCGGTATCGGATCGAGTCGCCGGGAAGGTCGCCCTCATCTCGGGTGCGGCCCGCGGCATGGGTGCCTCGCACGCGCAGGTCCTCGCGGAGCACGGCGCGAGCGTCGTCATCGCCGACCTGCTCGACGACGAGGGCCGCACCCTCGCCGAGAAGATCAATGCTGAGTCCAACACCGGGATCGGGCGCGACGTCGCCCTCTTCGTCCACCTCGACGTCACGGACTACGAAAGTTGGCAGCGCGCGGTGAATGCCGCCGTCGAACGCTTCGGGACGCTCGACGTGCTCGTCAACAACGCTGGGATCTTCACGCGCGGCAGCGTCGAGGACGCAGACGTCGACGAGTGGCGCCGCACCATCGAGATCGACCTGACCGGGAACTTCCTGGGCATGAAGGCCGCAGTGCCGGCCATGAAGGCCTCGGGCGGGTCGATCATCAACATCTCCTCGATCGCCGGGCTCGTCGGGTTCAAGAACCGGGCGGCCTACGCGGCCGCGAAGTGGGGGGTCCAGGGGCTCACCAAGACGAGCGCGATGGACCTCGGTCCGTACAACATCCGGGTCAACTCGGTGCACCCGGGCTCGGTCAAGACGCCTATGACGGCGGGCCTGGCGCGCGGCTTCGGGCAGATTCCGCTGGGCCGTGACGCCGAGACGCAGGAGATCTCGGACCTCATCCTGTTCCTTGCCTCGGACGAGTCGAGCTTCATGACCGGCGCGAACCTCGCGATCGACGGCGGCGAGACCGCGGGGAACAACCTGCGGCAGGACGCCTAG